A section of the Camelus ferus isolate YT-003-E chromosome 33, BCGSAC_Cfer_1.0, whole genome shotgun sequence genome encodes:
- the SLC37A4 gene encoding glucose-6-phosphate exchanger SLC37A4 isoform X2, producing the protein MAARGYSYYRSVIFSAMFGGYSLYYFNRKTFSFVMPSLVEEIPLDKDALGLITSSQSAAYAISKFVSGVLSDRMSARWLFSSGLLLVGLVNVVFSWSSTVPVFAALWFLNGLAQGLGWPPCGKVLRKWFEPSQFGTWWAILSTSMNLAGGLGPILATILAQSYSWRSTLALSGALCMVVSFLCLLLIYNEPADVGLRNLDPTPSKGKKGSLKEESTLQDLLLSPYLWVLSTGYLVVFGVKTCCTDWGQFFLIQEKGQSALVGSSYMSALEVGGLVGSIAAGYLSDRAMAKAGLSVYGNPRHGLLLLMMAGMTVSMYLFRVTVTSDSHKLWILVLGAVFGFSSYGPIALFGVIANESAPPNLCGTSHAIVGLMANVGGFLAGLPFSSIAKHYSWSTAFWVAEVICAASTGAFFLLRNIRTKMGRAPKKAE; encoded by the exons ATGGCGGCGCGAGGCTACAGCTATTACCGCTCTGTGATCTTCTCGGCCATGTTTGGCGGCTACAGCCTGTACTACTTCAACCGCAAGACCTTCTCCTTCGTCATGCCGTCATTGGTGGAGGAGATCCCCCTGGACAAGGATGCCCTGG GGCTCATCACCAGCAGCCAGTCGGCAGCCTACGCCATCAGCAAGTTCGTGAGTGGGGTGCTGTCTGACCGGATGAGTGCCCGCTGGCTCTTCTCTTCCGGGCTGCTCCTGGTCGGCCTGGTCAACGTTGTCTTCTCCTGGAGCTCCACAGTACCTGTCTTCGCTGCTCTCTGGTTCCTCAATGGCCTCgcacaggggctgggctggcccccaTGTGGCAAGGTCCTGCGGAAG TGGTTCGAGCCATCTCAGTTTGGTACTTGGTGGGCCATCCTATCAACCAGCATGAACCTGGCTGGAGGGCTGGGCCCCATCCTGGCGACCATCCTCGCCCAGAGCTACAGCTGGCGCAGCACACTGGCCCTGTCCGGGGCACTGTGCATGGTTGTCTCCTTCCTTTGTCTCCTGCTCATCTACAATGAACCTGCTGATGTTGGACTCCGCAACCTggaccccaccccctccaaggGCAAGAAGG GCTCCTTGAAAGAGGAGAGTACCTTACAGGATCTGCTGCTGTCCCCCTACCTGTGGGTGCTCTCCACTGGCTACCTCGTGGTGTTCGGAGTAAAGACATGCTGTACTGACTGGGGCCAGTTCTTCCTTATCCAGGAGAAAGGACAGTCAGCCCTCGTGG GGAGCTCCTACATGAGTGCCCTGGAGGTTGGGGGCCTTGTAGGCAGCATCGCAGCTGGCTACCTGTCAGACCGGGCCATGGCAAAG GCAGGGCTGTCCGTCTACGGGAACCCCCGCCATGGCCTGCTACTGCTCATGATGGCTGGCATGACGGTGTCCATGTACCTCTTCCGGGTAACTGTGACCAGTGACTCCCACAAG CTCTGGATCCTGGTGTTGGGAGCTGTATTTGGTTTCTCCTCTTACGGTCCCATTGCCTTGTTTGGAGTTATAGCCAACGAGAGCGCCCCCCCTAACTTGTGTGGCACATCCCATGCCATTGTGGGGCTCATGGCCAATG TGGGCGGCTTTCTGGCTGGGTTGCCCTTCAGCAGCATTGCCAAGCACTACAGCTGGAGCACAGCCTTCTGGGTGGCTGAAGTGATCTGTGCGGCCAGCACAGGTGCCTTCTTCCTCCTACGAAACATCCGCACCAAGATGGGCCGAGCGCCCAAGAAGGCTGAGTGA
- the TRAPPC4 gene encoding trafficking protein particle complex subunit 4 encodes MAIFSVYVVNKAGGLIYQLDSYAPRAEAEKTFSYPLDLLLKLHDERVLVAFGQRDGIRVGHAVLAINGVDVNGKYTADGKEVLEYLGNPANYPVSIRFGRPRLTSNEKLMLASMFHSLFAIGSQLSPEQGSSGIEMLETDTFKLHCFQTLTGIKFVVLADPRQAGIDSLLRKIYEIYSDFALKNPFYSLEMPIRCELFDQNLKLALEVAEKAGTFGPGS; translated from the exons ATGGCGATTTTCAGTGTGTACGTGGTGAACAAAGCTGGCGGCCTCATTTACCAGTTGGACAGCTACGCGCCTCGGGCTGAGGCTGAGAAGACCTTCAGTTACCCGCTTGATCTGCTGCTCAAGCTACACGACGAGCGCGTGCTGGTTGCCTTCGGCCAGCGCGACGGCATCCGGG TGGGCCACGCAGTGCTGGCCATCAACGGTGTGGACGTGAACGGCAAGTACACGGCGGATGGGAAAGAGGTGCTGGAGTACCTGGGCAACCCTGCTAACTACCCGGTGTCCATTCGATTTGGCCGGCCTCGCCTCACCTCCAATGAGAAGCTCATGCTGGCCTCCATGTTCCACTC GCTGTTCGCAATCGGCTCCCAGCTGTCTCCCGAACAGGGCAGCTCAGGCATTGAGATGCTGGAGACAGACACATTCAAACTGCACTGCTTCCAGACACTGACAG GAATCAAGTTTGTGGTGCTGGCGGATCCTAGGCAGGCTGGGATAGATTCTCTTCTACGAAAGATTTATGAGATTTACTCAGACTTTGCCCTGAAGAATCCGTTTTACTCCCTGGAGATGCCCATCAG GTGTGAGCTGTTTGACCAGAACCTGAAGTTAGCCCTGGAGGTGGCAGAGAAGGCTGGAACTTTTGGACCTGGGTCATAG
- the SLC37A4 gene encoding glucose-6-phosphate exchanger SLC37A4 isoform X1, producing MAARGYSYYRSVIFSAMFGGYSLYYFNRKTFSFVMPSLVEEIPLDKDALGLITSSQSAAYAISKFVSGVLSDRMSARWLFSSGLLLVGLVNVVFSWSSTVPVFAALWFLNGLAQGLGWPPCGKVLRKWFEPSQFGTWWAILSTSMNLAGGLGPILATILAQSYSWRSTLALSGALCMVVSFLCLLLIYNEPADVGLRNLDPTPSKGKKGSLKEESTLQDLLLSPYLWVLSTGYLVVFGVKTCCTDWGQFFLIQEKGQSALVGSSYMSALEVGGLVGSIAAGYLSDRAMAKAGLSVYGNPRHGLLLLMMAGMTVSMYLFRVTVTSDSHKDVAFWTPALHPLAELTGFTENELWILVLGAVFGFSSYGPIALFGVIANESAPPNLCGTSHAIVGLMANVGGFLAGLPFSSIAKHYSWSTAFWVAEVICAASTGAFFLLRNIRTKMGRAPKKAE from the exons ATGGCGGCGCGAGGCTACAGCTATTACCGCTCTGTGATCTTCTCGGCCATGTTTGGCGGCTACAGCCTGTACTACTTCAACCGCAAGACCTTCTCCTTCGTCATGCCGTCATTGGTGGAGGAGATCCCCCTGGACAAGGATGCCCTGG GGCTCATCACCAGCAGCCAGTCGGCAGCCTACGCCATCAGCAAGTTCGTGAGTGGGGTGCTGTCTGACCGGATGAGTGCCCGCTGGCTCTTCTCTTCCGGGCTGCTCCTGGTCGGCCTGGTCAACGTTGTCTTCTCCTGGAGCTCCACAGTACCTGTCTTCGCTGCTCTCTGGTTCCTCAATGGCCTCgcacaggggctgggctggcccccaTGTGGCAAGGTCCTGCGGAAG TGGTTCGAGCCATCTCAGTTTGGTACTTGGTGGGCCATCCTATCAACCAGCATGAACCTGGCTGGAGGGCTGGGCCCCATCCTGGCGACCATCCTCGCCCAGAGCTACAGCTGGCGCAGCACACTGGCCCTGTCCGGGGCACTGTGCATGGTTGTCTCCTTCCTTTGTCTCCTGCTCATCTACAATGAACCTGCTGATGTTGGACTCCGCAACCTggaccccaccccctccaaggGCAAGAAGG GCTCCTTGAAAGAGGAGAGTACCTTACAGGATCTGCTGCTGTCCCCCTACCTGTGGGTGCTCTCCACTGGCTACCTCGTGGTGTTCGGAGTAAAGACATGCTGTACTGACTGGGGCCAGTTCTTCCTTATCCAGGAGAAAGGACAGTCAGCCCTCGTGG GGAGCTCCTACATGAGTGCCCTGGAGGTTGGGGGCCTTGTAGGCAGCATCGCAGCTGGCTACCTGTCAGACCGGGCCATGGCAAAG GCAGGGCTGTCCGTCTACGGGAACCCCCGCCATGGCCTGCTACTGCTCATGATGGCTGGCATGACGGTGTCCATGTACCTCTTCCGGGTAACTGTGACCAGTGACTCCCACAAG GATGTTGCTTTCTGGACTCCAGCTCTTCACCCTCTCGCTGAGCTCACAGGCTTTACGGAGAATGAG CTCTGGATCCTGGTGTTGGGAGCTGTATTTGGTTTCTCCTCTTACGGTCCCATTGCCTTGTTTGGAGTTATAGCCAACGAGAGCGCCCCCCCTAACTTGTGTGGCACATCCCATGCCATTGTGGGGCTCATGGCCAATG TGGGCGGCTTTCTGGCTGGGTTGCCCTTCAGCAGCATTGCCAAGCACTACAGCTGGAGCACAGCCTTCTGGGTGGCTGAAGTGATCTGTGCGGCCAGCACAGGTGCCTTCTTCCTCCTACGAAACATCCGCACCAAGATGGGCCGAGCGCCCAAGAAGGCTGAGTGA
- the RPS25 gene encoding 40S ribosomal protein S25: protein MPPKDDKKKKDAGKSAKKDKDPVNKSGGKAKKKKWSKGKVRDKLNNLVLFDKATYDKLCKEVPNYKLITPAVVSERLKIRGSLARAALQELLSKGLIKLVSKHRAQVIYTRNTKGGDAPAAGEDA, encoded by the exons ATG CCGCCCAAGGAcgacaagaagaagaaagatgccGGAAAGTCAGCCAAGAAAGACAAAGATCCGGTGAACAAATCTGGGGGCAAGGCCAAAAAGAAG AAGTGGTCCAAAGGCAAAGTTCGCGACAAGCTTAATAACCTAGTCTTGTTTGACAAAGCGACATATGACAAACTCTGTAAGGAAGTTCCAAACTATAAGCTTATAACCCCAGCCGTCGTCTCTGAAAGACTGAAGATTCGTGGTTCCCTGGCCAGGGCAGCCCTTCAGGAGCTCCTTAGTAAAG GACTTATTAAACTGGTTTCAAAGCACAGAGCTCAAGTGATTTACACCAGGAACACCAAGGGTGGAGATGCCCCAGCTGCTGGTGAAGATGCATGA